In Gammaproteobacteria bacterium, one genomic interval encodes:
- the uvrY gene encoding UvrY/SirA/GacA family response regulator transcription factor, protein MIKVLVVDDLDLIRVGVKSLLESINGIKVIGEAQNGEEAIAAARKLGPDIVLMDLQMPGMGGLEATKKLAHYVPDTKVIALTVCEEEPFPTRLIQAGAMGYVTKGCGKDEMVQAIRAVNSGQRYISPKIAQKIALQNLTQGQKSPLESLSERELQIMIMITNGQKAPEIADILCISPKTVNSYRYRIFAKLNINTDVELARLALRLGLVEDQPANQ, encoded by the coding sequence TTGATTAAAGTCCTCGTTGTCGATGACCTTGATTTAATACGTGTAGGCGTTAAAAGCCTTCTCGAATCCATCAATGGAATCAAGGTGATTGGTGAAGCACAAAATGGTGAAGAAGCGATTGCAGCAGCAAGAAAGCTTGGCCCTGATATTGTGCTCATGGATTTACAAATGCCTGGTATGGGCGGTTTAGAAGCCACCAAAAAACTTGCGCATTATGTTCCTGATACGAAAGTCATTGCCCTAACCGTTTGCGAAGAAGAGCCTTTTCCCACTCGCTTAATTCAAGCGGGAGCGATGGGGTACGTGACTAAAGGCTGCGGCAAAGATGAAATGGTGCAGGCCATTCGAGCTGTGAATAGCGGTCAACGCTATATAAGCCCCAAAATTGCTCAAAAAATTGCCCTACAAAATCTTACTCAAGGACAGAAATCACCTCTGGAATCACTTTCCGAGCGTGAATTGCAGATCATGATTATGATTACTAACGGTCAAAAAGCCCCTGAAATCGCTGATATTCTGTGCATTAGTCCAAAAACAGTGAACAGTTACCGCTACCGGATTTTTGCCAAGTTAAATATTAACACCGATGTTGAATTGGCACGATTAGCATTGCGCTTAGGTCTTGTAGAAGATCAGCCAGCCAATCAGTAA
- the queA gene encoding tRNA preQ1(34) S-adenosylmethionine ribosyltransferase-isomerase QueA produces MKTTDFNFHLPDHLIAKYPTKERSASRLLHLNRLTGDISHRHFYQLPDLLDTKDLLVMNNSKVIPARIFGHKDSGGKVEVLIERIISTKSAWAHIRASKALNTGRILLLGVANTPFRIHGRNDDLFEIELIQSTGQNATQTLIDWLHQYGHMPLPPYMQREDETQDLERYQTVYAQQEGSVAAPTAGLHFDNALFAALRDKGIQTATLTLHVGSGTFQPVRVDDIKDHVMHKEWFSLPQETCDAIHACKARGGRVIAVGTTTVRTLESAARNNPFLGKTEQNTDIFIYPGFKFQVVDAMVTNFHLPKSTLLMLVSAFSTQKNIADAYQEAIKENYRFYSYGDAMFIAS; encoded by the coding sequence ATGAAAACAACTGACTTTAATTTTCACCTTCCTGATCACCTGATCGCAAAATACCCCACCAAGGAACGTTCAGCTAGTCGTTTATTGCACCTGAACCGCCTTACAGGCGATATTAGTCACCGCCATTTTTACCAATTACCCGATCTACTTGACACAAAAGATCTTTTGGTAATGAATAACTCAAAGGTAATTCCGGCGCGCATCTTTGGTCATAAAGACTCTGGCGGAAAAGTTGAAGTACTCATTGAACGTATTATCTCGACAAAATCAGCTTGGGCACACATACGCGCTAGCAAAGCTTTAAACACTGGCCGAATATTGCTGCTAGGTGTTGCCAATACTCCTTTTAGAATTCATGGGCGCAATGATGATTTATTCGAAATCGAACTGATTCAATCCACTGGGCAAAATGCCACTCAAACATTAATAGATTGGCTGCATCAATACGGGCACATGCCCCTACCCCCTTATATGCAGCGTGAAGACGAGACGCAAGATCTTGAACGCTACCAAACGGTTTATGCACAACAGGAAGGCTCGGTTGCCGCACCTACTGCCGGTTTGCATTTTGATAATGCCTTATTCGCTGCTTTGCGTGACAAAGGCATTCAAACCGCCACCCTCACCTTGCACGTCGGATCAGGCACGTTTCAACCCGTACGCGTAGACGACATCAAAGATCATGTTATGCACAAAGAATGGTTTTCCTTACCACAAGAAACCTGTGATGCTATTCACGCATGTAAAGCTCGCGGCGGACGTGTTATTGCTGTTGGCACTACAACGGTCCGAACACTGGAAAGCGCCGCGCGTAACAATCCATTTCTAGGCAAAACAGAACAAAATACTGATATTTTTATTTACCCAGGTTTCAAATTTCAAGTTGTCGATGCCATGGTGACCAATTTTCATCTACCCAAATCAACCCTGCTTATGCTGGTAAGCGCATTTTCTACCCAAAAAAATATTGCAGATGCCTACCAAGAAGCCATTAAAGAAAACTACCGCTTTTACAGCTATGGCGATGCCATGTTTATTGCTTCATAA
- a CDS encoding thioredoxin domain-containing protein, with product MQINYFIIMNKTLVSITLSILAILLFGALVFNKTHRVDLPPQKQINIEGQPIIGQGQMTMVAFEDMKCSNCKRFDEEIYPYIKTHYIDTGKARYVTIPLAFITNSTPAGNAALCAYHQQPALFFSYVNYLYQHQPDEALDWATPDLLTQFAQQIPGIDMQAFTTCIKNNTYYTQLQQNLGLAGEVMGDTVQTPTLYINGYVITPMTIEQIEKIANTQQ from the coding sequence TTGCAAATTAACTATTTTATTATTATGAATAAAACGCTTGTCTCTATTACTTTAAGTATTCTTGCCATATTGCTCTTCGGGGCGCTGGTTTTTAATAAAACGCACCGCGTAGATCTTCCCCCTCAGAAACAAATCAATATCGAAGGACAACCAATCATTGGCCAGGGACAAATGACGATGGTGGCTTTTGAAGATATGAAGTGCAGCAACTGCAAACGTTTTGATGAAGAAATTTACCCTTATATCAAAACGCATTACATTGACACCGGGAAAGCGCGCTATGTCACCATCCCTCTAGCATTTATTACCAACTCTACTCCGGCGGGTAATGCGGCTTTATGTGCTTATCACCAACAACCGGCTCTTTTCTTTTCCTATGTAAATTATTTATACCAACACCAACCGGACGAAGCATTAGATTGGGCGACTCCAGATCTCCTTACCCAATTTGCGCAACAAATCCCTGGGATTGATATGCAAGCCTTTACAACTTGCATCAAGAACAATACGTACTATACACAATTGCAACAAAACTTAGGGCTTGCCGGTGAAGTAATGGGCGATACTGTTCAAACCCCAACGCTATATATTAATGGCTACGTAATCACGCCGATGACGATTGAACAGATTGAGAAGATCGCCAATACTCAACAATAA
- the fumC gene encoding class II fumarate hydratase produces the protein MSEVNTIQVTRMESDSLGKIEVPANVYWGAQTCRSLHHFAIGNDQMPKILIRAFGILKKSAAMVNQQLGLLSEDKAKLIIAAADEVIADQHDNQFPLSVWQTGSGTQTNMNVNEVISNRAIEIAGGVLGSKKPVHPNDDVNMSQSSNDTFPTAMHIAAIEITVRKVLPALKLLRDALDNKRQEFDPIVKIGRTHLQDAVPLTLGQEFSGYVSQLDANIERIHAVLPGLYELALGGTAVGTGINTHPQFAVMTAKTIADLTGLPFVSAKNKFAAMAAHDALVFAHGALKTLAASLMKIANDVRWLGSGPRCGLGELILPVNEPGSSIMPGKVNPTQCEAMTMACIQVFGNDAAVGFAGSQGNFELNVFKPVMIHNYVHSATLLADSCLLFTEFCVEGLQADKNKINYFLQHSLMLVTALNPVIGYDKSSEIAHKALHDNSSLKEAALALGYLTSEEFDKNVRPEEMTHPHG, from the coding sequence ATGTCAGAAGTTAATACTATACAAGTGACTCGAATGGAAAGTGATAGTCTGGGGAAAATAGAAGTTCCAGCGAATGTGTATTGGGGAGCGCAAACGTGTCGTTCTTTGCATCATTTTGCGATTGGGAATGATCAAATGCCCAAAATATTGATACGTGCATTTGGTATTTTAAAAAAATCTGCAGCAATGGTGAATCAGCAGTTGGGACTATTGTCTGAGGATAAAGCCAAATTAATTATTGCTGCTGCAGATGAAGTGATTGCGGATCAACACGATAATCAGTTTCCATTGAGTGTCTGGCAAACCGGTAGTGGCACGCAAACTAATATGAACGTCAATGAGGTGATTAGTAATCGCGCGATTGAAATAGCAGGTGGGGTATTGGGCAGTAAGAAGCCAGTTCACCCCAACGATGACGTTAACATGTCGCAATCTTCGAACGACACTTTTCCAACGGCGATGCATATTGCGGCGATAGAAATAACAGTGCGTAAAGTTTTACCTGCGCTAAAACTGTTACGTGATGCCTTGGATAATAAGCGTCAAGAATTTGATCCAATTGTAAAAATTGGCCGAACGCATTTGCAAGATGCAGTGCCGTTAACTTTAGGCCAAGAATTTTCAGGTTATGTGTCGCAGTTAGATGCCAATATTGAACGCATCCATGCAGTTTTGCCTGGATTATATGAATTGGCGTTAGGTGGTACCGCTGTGGGGACGGGTATCAATACGCATCCGCAGTTTGCAGTTATGACAGCAAAAACTATTGCGGATTTAACAGGATTGCCGTTTGTTTCTGCTAAAAATAAATTTGCAGCGATGGCGGCGCATGATGCTTTAGTATTTGCGCATGGCGCGTTAAAAACACTAGCGGCATCTTTAATGAAAATCGCGAATGATGTGCGTTGGTTAGGATCAGGCCCACGTTGTGGTTTAGGGGAATTGATTCTCCCGGTGAATGAACCTGGCTCCTCCATCATGCCTGGCAAAGTGAATCCAACCCAATGTGAAGCGATGACGATGGCATGTATACAAGTATTTGGCAATGACGCTGCCGTTGGTTTTGCAGGTTCTCAAGGTAATTTTGAGTTGAATGTGTTTAAGCCGGTGATGATTCATAATTATGTGCATTCTGCGACGCTTTTAGCGGACAGTTGTTTGTTATTTACTGAGTTTTGTGTTGAAGGATTGCAGGCAGACAAAAACAAAATCAATTATTTTTTGCAGCATTCATTGATGCTGGTGACAGCATTGAATCCAGTGATTGGTTATGATAAATCTTCTGAAATTGCGCATAAAGCTTTGCATGATAATTCTAGCTTAAAAGAAGCTGCATTGGCTTTAGGGTATTTAACTTCAGAAGAGTTTGATAAAAATGTTAGACCAGAAGAGATGACGCATCCGCATGGATAA